The Thermus brockianus genome window below encodes:
- a CDS encoding ABC transporter substrate-binding protein, with amino-acid sequence MKRREFLRKVGVGSMVALGMPYIALAQARPVKLATLLPLTGPFAFAGNAGREGFVDGVDYVNEVLGGIGGRKLELIVEDTGYDVAKGTAAFNRVLSRERPDELLFVYGDSTGLSKALAPEIARLGLPYSATSFANELADPKTYPTIFVFGPTYNDMMEALLRQIRLEKARARIALVYSNTEFGRDPIPYVKERAKALGMEVVHEEVTPPAFTDATPVVLNLRRANPDYVILQGYALSVEPLILRTAREQGLQARFMGTYYSAELALIQRAGPAAEGFTVTYHNAYWYDTLVPAVDEMRKFRQRKGRDTSYRPTYYMGSLAVALAVAEAMRRAAAAGKLTRAGVVEYLEKLGDYNGLGLQRSYQFVNHRLPYTKLYRASVREGRFNAITDWIKLA; translated from the coding sequence ATGAAGCGCAGGGAATTTTTGCGGAAAGTGGGCGTGGGTTCCATGGTGGCCCTGGGCATGCCCTACATCGCCCTAGCCCAGGCCAGGCCGGTGAAGCTCGCCACCCTCTTGCCCCTCACGGGGCCCTTTGCCTTCGCCGGGAACGCCGGACGGGAAGGATTTGTGGACGGGGTGGACTACGTGAACGAAGTCCTAGGCGGCATCGGTGGCCGTAAACTCGAGCTCATCGTGGAGGACACGGGCTACGACGTGGCCAAGGGCACCGCCGCCTTTAACCGGGTCCTTTCCCGGGAAAGGCCCGACGAGCTCCTTTTCGTCTACGGGGACTCCACCGGGCTTTCCAAGGCCCTGGCCCCCGAGATCGCCCGTTTGGGCCTCCCCTACTCCGCCACCAGCTTCGCCAACGAGCTCGCCGACCCCAAGACCTACCCCACCATCTTCGTTTTCGGCCCCACCTACAACGACATGATGGAGGCCCTCCTGCGCCAAATCCGCTTGGAGAAGGCCCGGGCCCGCATCGCCCTCGTCTACTCCAACACGGAGTTCGGCCGCGACCCCATTCCCTACGTGAAGGAACGGGCCAAGGCCTTGGGGATGGAGGTGGTGCACGAGGAGGTGACCCCCCCCGCCTTCACCGACGCCACCCCCGTGGTGCTCAACCTGCGGCGGGCCAACCCCGACTACGTGATCCTGCAGGGCTACGCCCTCTCCGTAGAACCCCTCATCCTGCGCACCGCCCGGGAGCAGGGCCTGCAAGCCCGGTTTATGGGCACGTACTACTCGGCGGAGCTCGCCCTCATCCAGCGGGCAGGCCCAGCGGCGGAGGGTTTCACCGTCACCTACCACAACGCCTACTGGTACGACACCCTGGTGCCCGCCGTGGACGAAATGCGCAAGTTCCGCCAGCGCAAGGGGCGGGACACCTCCTACCGTCCCACCTACTACATGGGCAGCCTCGCCGTGGCCCTGGCCGTGGCCGAGGCCATGCGCCGGGCAGCGGCGGCGGGGAAGCTCACCCGGGCCGGGGTGGTGGAGTACCTGGAAAAGCTCGGGGACTATAACGGCCTGGGCCTACAGCGGAGCTACCAGTTCGTCAACCACCGCCTGCCCTACACCAAGCTCTACCGGGCGAGCGTGCGGGAGGGACGCTTCAACGCCATCACCGACTGGATCAAGCTGGCCTAA
- a CDS encoding branched-chain amino acid ABC transporter permease, with amino-acid sequence MSDLLPYLIGGLANGALYGLLALGFVLVYRATSVVNFAIGEFLLVGAYLTYTFALFLPLPLAILAALPLAFLFGILVEGGFVRPLLGRNVVAVIMATIGLAAALDGGVQLLWGPDLKYLTGSLPDLGFQAGSVFVSSRAVWNLLLALPLGLGLLWLLRRSKYGILVRAISEREVAALALGIPTARILAGVWGVSALLATLAGALLAVASGVGHNLVFFGMKVFPVAILGGLDSVGGALLAGFLLGVLEAVSQRYLEPILPGFTEALPFLVVLLVLLVRPYGLLGERQIERV; translated from the coding sequence GTGTCCGACCTCCTGCCCTACCTCATCGGCGGCCTGGCCAACGGAGCCCTTTACGGCCTCTTGGCCCTCGGCTTTGTCCTGGTTTACCGGGCCACCAGCGTGGTGAACTTCGCCATAGGGGAGTTCCTGCTGGTGGGGGCCTACCTCACCTACACCTTCGCCCTCTTCCTGCCCCTCCCCTTGGCCATCCTGGCCGCCTTGCCCCTCGCCTTCCTCTTCGGGATCTTGGTGGAGGGGGGTTTCGTACGGCCCCTATTGGGCCGGAACGTGGTGGCGGTCATCATGGCCACCATCGGCTTGGCGGCAGCCCTGGACGGGGGCGTCCAACTCCTTTGGGGGCCGGACCTCAAGTACTTGACGGGAAGCCTGCCGGACCTGGGGTTCCAAGCGGGGAGCGTGTTCGTATCCTCCCGGGCGGTGTGGAACCTCCTTTTGGCCCTCCCCCTGGGCCTAGGCCTTCTCTGGCTTCTAAGGCGGAGCAAATACGGCATCCTGGTGCGGGCCATCTCCGAGCGGGAGGTGGCCGCCCTAGCCCTCGGCATCCCCACCGCCCGCATCCTGGCCGGGGTCTGGGGGGTTTCCGCCCTCCTCGCCACCCTGGCGGGAGCCCTCTTGGCGGTGGCGAGCGGGGTGGGGCACAACCTGGTCTTCTTCGGTATGAAGGTCTTCCCCGTGGCCATCCTGGGAGGGCTGGACTCCGTGGGCGGGGCGCTTTTGGCCGGGTTCTTGCTAGGCGTCCTAGAGGCCGTTTCCCAACGCTACCTGGAGCCCATCCTCCCCGGCTTCACCGAGGCCTTGCCCTTCTTGGTGGTCCTTCTGGTGCTCTTGGTGAGGCCTTACGGGTTACTGGGCGAGCGGCAGATTGAGAGGGTGTGA
- a CDS encoding ABC transporter ATP-binding protein, with product MLSVENLKVVYRGVILALDGVSLEVREGEAVALLGPNGAGKSSLVRALAGLLPKFEGRVLDGHIRFLGQDTTHLDPVRLSQMGLTAVLEGRPLFRYLTPLENLVAAGHRLSPRELKEGMDEVFARFPRLFERRHEQAGYLSGGEQQMLLLGMALLTRPRLLVVDEPSLGLAPKLVEEVMQTLNALRHEKGLSLLLVEQNARAALAIVDRVYVLERGRVVFEGDAKAAMEDQDVMEFYLGKEEVGFRQARRYRRRKRWV from the coding sequence ATGCTTTCCGTGGAGAACCTCAAGGTGGTCTACCGTGGGGTGATCCTGGCCCTGGACGGGGTTTCCCTGGAGGTAAGGGAAGGAGAGGCGGTGGCGCTTCTGGGCCCTAACGGGGCGGGAAAAAGCTCCTTGGTGCGCGCTTTAGCCGGGCTTCTACCCAAGTTTGAGGGGCGGGTCTTGGACGGGCACATCCGCTTCCTCGGCCAGGACACCACCCACCTGGACCCCGTGCGCCTTTCCCAGATGGGCCTCACGGCCGTGTTGGAGGGTAGGCCCCTTTTCCGTTACCTCACGCCCCTAGAAAACCTGGTGGCGGCGGGCCACCGCCTTTCCCCTAGAGAGCTTAAGGAGGGCATGGACGAGGTCTTCGCCCGCTTCCCCCGCCTCTTTGAGCGCCGCCACGAGCAGGCGGGCTACCTGTCGGGAGGGGAGCAGCAGATGCTCCTTTTGGGCATGGCCCTCCTCACCCGCCCTAGGCTTCTCGTGGTGGACGAGCCTTCCTTGGGCCTGGCCCCGAAGCTGGTGGAGGAGGTGATGCAAACCCTGAATGCCCTCAGGCACGAAAAGGGGCTAAGCCTCCTTCTCGTGGAGCAAAACGCCCGGGCCGCCCTGGCTATCGTGGACCGGGTCTATGTGTTGGAGCGGGGCCGGGTGGTCTTTGAGGGAGATGCGAAGGCGGCCATGGAGGACCAGGACGTGATGGAGTTTTACCTGGGCAAGGAGGAGGTGGGCTTCCGGCAGGCCCGCCGCTACCGCCGGCGGAAGAGGTGGGTGTGA
- a CDS encoding ABC transporter ATP-binding protein, translating into MGVILEAENLHLSFKGVKALAGVTFSVTEGEFFAVIGPNGAGKTTLLNVLSGVYEPEKGEVVFLGQNLKGKSPQERARMGLGRTFQGLEIFRGMSVLDNVKLGAELALASYPLGLPQAAREWRLRAWAEEVLDYLHLSPYRHAPAGMLPYGLQKRVEVARALAGRPKLLLLDEPMAGLALEEKQDLARFLLDAREEWGVTLLWVEHDLRAVLELSDRVLVLSYGEVLYYGPPEGVRQDPKVVEAYLGHA; encoded by the coding sequence ATGGGGGTGATCCTCGAGGCCGAGAACCTGCACCTTTCCTTTAAGGGGGTGAAGGCCCTGGCCGGGGTAACGTTCAGCGTGACCGAGGGCGAGTTCTTCGCCGTCATCGGCCCCAACGGGGCGGGCAAGACCACGCTCCTAAACGTCCTTTCTGGGGTGTACGAACCGGAAAAGGGAGAGGTGGTCTTCCTCGGGCAAAACCTCAAGGGGAAAAGCCCCCAGGAAAGGGCCCGCATGGGCCTGGGCCGCACCTTCCAAGGACTAGAGATTTTCCGGGGCATGAGCGTCCTGGACAACGTCAAACTGGGAGCCGAGTTGGCCCTGGCCAGCTACCCCTTGGGCCTCCCCCAAGCGGCGAGGGAGTGGCGGCTTAGGGCCTGGGCCGAGGAGGTGTTGGACTACCTCCACCTCTCCCCCTACCGCCACGCCCCGGCGGGGATGCTCCCCTACGGCCTCCAGAAGCGGGTGGAGGTGGCCCGGGCCCTGGCGGGCCGGCCCAAGCTCCTCCTCCTGGACGAGCCCATGGCGGGGCTTGCCCTGGAGGAGAAGCAAGACCTGGCCCGCTTCCTCCTGGACGCCCGGGAGGAGTGGGGCGTCACCCTGCTTTGGGTGGAGCACGACCTGAGGGCGGTGCTGGAGCTTTCCGACCGGGTCTTGGTCCTCTCCTACGGGGAGGTCCTCTACTACGGCCCCCCGGAGGGGGTGCGCCAAGACCCCAAGGTGGTGGAGGCCTACTTGGGCCATGCCTGA
- a CDS encoding branched-chain amino acid ABC transporter permease — MYALSKRLTDAYSRRFARAVRETYREDEAYASTPLGRLALWAFLLLLLLLPFLLGPYPMYVATLVAIGALSALGLHLLVGGAGQISLGHAAFMGVGAYAASHLFGPLAPLGILLGGLIAALLGLVLALPSLRIKGVYLAIATLAFQFLADYVFKNWEAVTGGIRGRTLPPPQVLGLSLDTPERLWYLVLLFALPLFFYGKRLLMTRAGRAFNAVRDNDLSARVAGVDLTRVKLFAFALSAFYAGVAGGLLAQLYKAVTPEYFPLSVSIQYLAMVIVGGAGTVLGAVLGAFFVLLIPEVLNSFVGALGPEYAATLAAWRNVAFGLLILLFLILEPLGLVGLWGRIRNYFRTWPLPY, encoded by the coding sequence GTGTACGCCCTTTCCAAACGCCTCACCGACGCCTATAGCCGCCGCTTCGCCCGGGCGGTGCGGGAAACCTACCGGGAGGACGAGGCTTACGCCAGCACGCCGCTGGGGCGGCTCGCCCTTTGGGCCTTCCTCCTTTTGCTCCTTCTTCTCCCCTTCCTCCTCGGGCCCTACCCCATGTACGTGGCCACCCTGGTGGCCATCGGGGCCCTTTCCGCCTTGGGCCTCCACCTCTTGGTGGGCGGGGCGGGGCAGATCTCCTTGGGCCACGCCGCCTTCATGGGAGTCGGGGCCTACGCCGCAAGCCACCTCTTCGGCCCCTTGGCTCCCTTGGGCATCCTCCTGGGCGGCCTTATCGCCGCCCTCTTGGGCCTGGTCCTCGCCCTCCCCTCCTTGCGCATCAAGGGGGTGTACCTGGCCATCGCCACCTTGGCCTTCCAGTTCCTGGCGGACTACGTGTTCAAGAACTGGGAGGCGGTGACGGGGGGGATCCGGGGCCGGACCCTGCCCCCGCCCCAGGTCCTCGGCCTAAGCCTGGACACCCCGGAAAGGCTATGGTACCTGGTCCTCCTCTTCGCCCTTCCCCTTTTCTTCTACGGCAAGCGCCTCCTCATGACCCGGGCCGGGCGGGCCTTCAACGCTGTGCGGGACAACGACCTCTCCGCCCGGGTAGCGGGGGTGGACCTGACCCGGGTGAAGCTTTTCGCCTTCGCCCTTTCCGCCTTTTACGCCGGGGTGGCCGGGGGGCTTTTGGCCCAGCTTTACAAGGCGGTGACCCCGGAGTACTTCCCCTTAAGCGTGAGCATCCAGTACCTGGCCATGGTCATCGTGGGCGGGGCGGGGACGGTATTGGGGGCGGTCTTGGGGGCCTTCTTCGTCCTCCTCATCCCCGAGGTTCTAAATAGCTTCGTGGGGGCCCTGGGGCCGGAGTACGCGGCCACCTTGGCCGCCTGGCGCAACGTGGCCTTCGGCCTCCTCATCCTCCTTTTCCTCATCCTGGAGCCCCTGGGCTTGGTGGGGTTGTGGGGCCGGATACGGAACTACTTCCGCACCTGGCCCCTCCCCTACTAG
- a CDS encoding glycerol-3-phosphate acyltransferase, translated as MLWAFLLGYAVGGLPVAYWFGALRGKNLLVEGSGNPGALNAYRVLGPVPGLLVLLLDLFKGALAVALGEGITGNPVGGLLGGMGAVWGHAFSPWLLFRGGKAIAPGVGVLFAVDPRLFLGALLLFALLWALSRRPYRAALAVALALPLLAAFFGKTPAHLLFGLGVGLPVALRHLKDWDR; from the coding sequence ATGCTTTGGGCCTTCCTCCTCGGCTACGCCGTTGGCGGGCTTCCCGTGGCTTACTGGTTTGGGGCCCTGCGGGGGAAGAACCTTCTTGTGGAGGGCTCGGGCAACCCGGGGGCCTTAAACGCTTACCGGGTCTTGGGCCCCGTCCCCGGCCTTTTGGTCCTCCTTCTGGACCTCTTCAAGGGAGCCCTTGCCGTGGCCCTCGGTGAGGGGATCACGGGGAACCCGGTGGGGGGGCTTCTGGGGGGCATGGGGGCGGTGTGGGGGCACGCTTTTTCCCCGTGGCTTCTCTTTCGCGGGGGCAAGGCCATAGCCCCAGGGGTAGGGGTACTCTTCGCCGTGGACCCCAGGCTCTTCCTGGGGGCCCTTTTGCTCTTCGCCCTGCTTTGGGCCCTAAGCCGAAGGCCCTACCGGGCCGCCTTGGCCGTGGCCCTGGCCTTGCCCCTTCTGGCCGCCTTCTTTGGCAAGACCCCGGCCCACCTCCTCTTCGGCCTCGGGGTGGGCCTTCCCGTGGCCTTGCGCCACCTCAAGGACTGGGACCGCTAG
- a CDS encoding SufE family protein: protein MLPSKLQAALDLIRSLPKELKTEVLLDYAKKVPPPPQGVELERVHECQTPFFLKAEVEGGKVRLHFMVPDEAPTVKAFAGILKEGLEGEPPEAVLAVPPSFYRGAGLEEILTPLRLRGLEAALLRLQEQVRRAL from the coding sequence ATGCTGCCTTCCAAGCTTCAAGCGGCCTTGGACCTCATCCGTTCCCTCCCCAAGGAGCTCAAGACCGAGGTCCTCTTGGACTACGCCAAGAAGGTCCCTCCACCCCCCCAGGGGGTGGAGCTGGAGCGGGTGCACGAGTGCCAGACCCCCTTTTTCCTTAAGGCCGAGGTGGAGGGGGGGAAGGTGCGCCTCCACTTCATGGTCCCCGACGAGGCCCCCACGGTGAAGGCCTTCGCCGGGATCCTGAAGGAGGGCCTCGAGGGCGAACCCCCCGAGGCCGTCCTCGCCGTGCCCCCGTCCTTCTACCGGGGGGCGGGGCTTGAGGAGATCCTCACCCCCCTTAGGCTTCGGGGCCTGGAGGCGGCGCTTTTGCGCCTACAGGAGCAGGTGCGCCGGGCGCTCTGA
- a CDS encoding SDR family oxidoreductase: MRVALISGASRGIGEATARLLHAQGYRVGLFARDEARLSALARELGEGALPLPGDVRRLGDWERAVAALEEAFGGVSALVNNAGIGILKPLAELSEAEVREVLDVNLVGPFLGLKAALPALRRARGVVVNVGSLAGKNPFKGGAAYNASKFGLLGLMGAAMLELREEGVRVVNVLPGSVDTGFAGNTPGAAWKLAPEDVAKAILFALEMPEGALVSEIELRPTQPPAKGG; this comes from the coding sequence ATGCGGGTGGCGCTCATCTCGGGGGCGAGCCGGGGCATCGGCGAGGCCACGGCCCGCCTCCTCCACGCCCAGGGCTACCGGGTGGGGCTTTTCGCCCGGGACGAAGCGAGGCTTTCAGCCTTGGCCCGAGAGCTTGGGGAAGGGGCCTTGCCCCTTCCCGGGGACGTGCGGCGGCTTGGGGACTGGGAAAGGGCGGTGGCCGCTTTGGAGGAGGCCTTCGGCGGGGTTTCTGCCCTCGTCAACAACGCCGGCATCGGCATCCTGAAGCCCCTCGCCGAGCTTTCCGAGGCGGAGGTGCGGGAGGTCTTGGATGTGAACCTCGTGGGGCCCTTTTTGGGCCTCAAGGCCGCCCTTCCCGCCCTCAGGCGCGCGCGGGGCGTGGTGGTGAACGTGGGGAGCCTGGCGGGGAAGAACCCCTTCAAGGGGGGTGCGGCCTATAACGCCAGCAAGTTCGGGCTTCTGGGCCTCATGGGAGCGGCCATGCTGGAGCTCAGGGAAGAGGGGGTGCGGGTGGTGAACGTCCTGCCGGGCTCGGTGGACACGGGCTTCGCCGGGAATACCCCGGGGGCGGCCTGGAAGCTCGCCCCCGAGGACGTGGCAAAGGCCATCCTCTTCGCCCTGGAGATGCCGGAAGGGGCCCTGGTGAGCGAGATAGAGCTTAGGCCCACCCAGCCCCCCGCCAAGGGAGGATAA
- the coaE gene encoding dephospho-CoA kinase (Dephospho-CoA kinase (CoaE) performs the final step in coenzyme A biosynthesis.) has product MAHQAKHPIIIGITGNIGSGKSTVAQLLRAWGYPVLDLDLLAERARENKKEELRRLFPEAFRGGVLDRRALGRLVFADPERLRALEDLLHPEIRRLLEEELARLEAPLVFLEIPLLFEKGWEGRVDATLLVAAPWEERLRRVVARSGLSPEEVLARERAQMPEAEKRRRATWVVENAGSLEDLERALGEVLADIRARFGVR; this is encoded by the coding sequence ATGGCGCACCAGGCGAAGCACCCCATCATTATCGGCATCACCGGCAATATCGGGAGCGGCAAGAGCACCGTGGCCCAGCTCCTTCGGGCCTGGGGCTACCCGGTCTTGGACCTGGACCTCCTGGCGGAAAGGGCCAGGGAGAACAAGAAGGAGGAGCTTAGGCGGCTTTTCCCCGAGGCCTTCCGCGGCGGGGTCCTGGACCGGAGGGCCTTGGGGAGGCTCGTCTTCGCCGACCCGGAGAGGCTTAGGGCGCTGGAGGACCTCCTCCACCCCGAGATCCGCCGCCTCCTAGAGGAGGAGCTCGCCCGCCTCGAGGCTCCCCTGGTCTTCCTGGAAATCCCCCTCCTCTTTGAGAAGGGGTGGGAGGGGAGGGTGGATGCCACCCTCCTGGTGGCCGCCCCGTGGGAGGAGCGCCTTCGGCGGGTGGTGGCCCGCTCGGGGCTAAGCCCAGAGGAGGTTTTGGCCCGGGAGCGGGCGCAGATGCCCGAGGCGGAAAAGCGCAGGCGGGCCACCTGGGTGGTGGAGAACGCGGGAAGCCTGGAGGACCTGGAGCGGGCCCTAGGGGAAGTCCTTGCCGACATCCGGGCGCGGTTTGGGGTAAGGTAG
- a CDS encoding HDIG domain-containing metalloprotein, translated as MLRLVRHRDFPFYTPKGAFPVGGALRDLLLGLRPKDLDYVALDPEKAAQEAQGRLGGSLFPLDAARGHYRLVVGGLTLDFTPLEGSLEDDLLRRDYRINALFWKGGGIFGLEGAERDLAKRVLVPVREENLYEDPLRSLRGVRLAATLGLGLPEATREALRRHARHLLAHPEALPARERVREELAKLLLSPRAAHGLALLERLGLLAVYLPELLPLVGHFQGGVHHLDAWRHTLSVLFHLLWLWPEAPLEARLAALYHDVGKPLTRRFDPEVGRYRFLGHADVGAEVARAALSWLRFPKEVQEKVAALVRRHMDRPPEERGAFRRFLLKRQDLHPDLPYLMAADRLGAKGVEGEAWELLERFQEASEEPLPQRPLLSGDEVMALLGLRPGPEVGRALEALLLAQAEGRVGSREEAEAFLLYWKGGRPA; from the coding sequence GTGCTTCGCCTGGTGCGCCATAGGGACTTCCCCTTTTATACCCCCAAGGGGGCTTTCCCCGTAGGGGGGGCTCTTCGGGACCTCCTCCTGGGGCTTAGGCCCAAGGACCTGGACTACGTGGCCTTGGACCCCGAGAAAGCCGCCCAGGAGGCCCAAGGCCGCCTAGGGGGAAGCCTCTTCCCCTTGGATGCGGCGCGGGGCCATTACCGCCTGGTGGTGGGGGGCCTCACCTTGGACTTCACGCCCCTGGAGGGAAGCCTAGAGGACGACCTCCTCCGGCGGGACTACCGGATAAACGCCCTCTTCTGGAAAGGAGGGGGCATTTTTGGCCTGGAAGGGGCGGAAAGGGACCTAGCCAAGAGGGTCCTGGTCCCGGTGCGGGAGGAAAACCTCTACGAGGACCCCCTCCGGAGCCTCCGGGGCGTGCGGCTTGCCGCCACTCTGGGCTTGGGCCTCCCCGAGGCTACCCGGGAGGCCCTCCGCCGCCACGCCCGCCACCTCTTGGCCCACCCCGAGGCCCTCCCGGCGCGGGAACGGGTGCGGGAGGAGCTCGCCAAGCTCCTCCTCTCTCCCCGGGCGGCCCACGGCCTGGCCCTCCTGGAGCGGCTTGGGCTCCTTGCGGTCTACCTCCCCGAACTCCTGCCCCTCGTGGGCCACTTCCAGGGCGGGGTGCACCACCTGGACGCCTGGCGGCACACCCTTTCCGTCCTCTTTCACCTGCTCTGGCTCTGGCCCGAGGCCCCCCTGGAGGCCCGGCTGGCCGCCCTCTACCACGACGTGGGGAAGCCCCTCACCCGCCGCTTTGACCCCGAGGTGGGGCGGTACCGCTTCCTGGGCCACGCGGACGTGGGGGCCGAGGTGGCGAGGGCGGCCCTTTCCTGGCTCCGCTTCCCCAAGGAGGTGCAGGAGAAGGTGGCCGCCCTGGTGCGCCGGCACATGGACCGCCCCCCCGAGGAAAGGGGAGCCTTCCGCCGCTTCCTTCTCAAGCGCCAGGACCTCCACCCCGACCTCCCCTACCTCATGGCGGCGGACCGCCTGGGGGCCAAGGGGGTGGAGGGCGAGGCCTGGGAGCTCCTAGAGCGTTTCCAGGAGGCTTCCGAAGAACCCCTACCCCAAAGGCCCCTCCTCTCCGGGGACGAGGTCATGGCCCTTTTAGGCCTGAGGCCAGGCCCCGAGGTGGGAAGGGCCCTCGAGGCCCTCCTCCTCGCCCAGGCGGAGGGCAGGGTGGGAAGCCGTGAGGAGGCGGAGGCCTTTCTCCTATATTGGAAGGGTGGCAGGCCGGCTTAG
- the rnr gene encoding ribonuclease R, which produces MQETLLEFFKKTGRPHRLEEILRRFGLEKREAKAYLKALVREGLLEKKGSQYFLPAKVVGPLSLHRDGYGFVRLPDKDLFIPPGYTLDAWPEDLVEARIMPPGRDGRPWGVVERVVKRARERVVGTLDFRRGYAVLVPDEPGLPELRLLPEGLHGLKRGSRIVVKVHYGKRPYGEFLEYLGEGDAPETETEAVIAKYGLRAEFPEEVLKEAEAIPLEIPEKELQRRQDFRALRVFTIDGVDAKDFDDAIHIERLPRGYRVGVHIADVSYYVQEGSPLDQEAFLRGTSVYLPGRVLPMLPERLSNGVCSLKPGEDRLTLSVLLDLTEDLEVQRVRFAEGVIRSVARLTYTEVEAFAEGFGLPEAHAFLAEDLRLLLDLTGRLRAKRLAAGALDFNFPEVKVEVEGGTLHLIPQAEPRARSLIEELMLLANQKVAEYLVKRGLPGLFRVHEEPLEEAYGKLRLALARLGYTLPEEVSPRALQKVLLKAKGRPEEPVVANLVLRSLRLARYAAENLGHFGLSMEHYLHFTSPIRRYPDLVVHRVLRAALRRTLTPAKKARWLETFPGIAEHASERERKAEAAERELTKYYMAKWAELHVGERFTGKVTGVASFGAFVTLKNGVEGLVRLEALGPYTYSEEALALLGPKGKRIRLGDEMEVVIAGANPRLRQIDLVPYREEEKENKASRKGASRKEVEMRKVVGPPKEKARDTRPERATVETVYFGEWQPKEHRETRPVDTRARRRRRRR; this is translated from the coding sequence ATGCAAGAAACGCTGCTGGAGTTTTTCAAAAAGACGGGCAGGCCCCACCGCCTGGAGGAGATCCTAAGGCGGTTCGGCCTGGAAAAGCGCGAGGCCAAGGCCTACCTGAAAGCCTTGGTGCGGGAAGGGCTTTTGGAAAAGAAGGGAAGCCAGTACTTCCTCCCCGCCAAGGTGGTGGGCCCCCTTAGCCTTCACCGGGACGGCTACGGCTTCGTGCGGCTTCCGGACAAGGACCTCTTCATCCCCCCGGGGTACACCCTGGACGCGTGGCCCGAGGACCTGGTGGAGGCCCGCATCATGCCTCCCGGGCGGGACGGGAGGCCTTGGGGCGTGGTGGAACGGGTGGTGAAGCGGGCCCGGGAACGGGTGGTGGGCACCTTGGACTTCCGCCGGGGCTACGCCGTCCTCGTCCCCGACGAGCCGGGCCTGCCCGAGCTCAGGCTTCTTCCCGAAGGGCTCCATGGCCTCAAGCGGGGAAGCCGCATCGTGGTGAAGGTCCACTACGGCAAGCGCCCTTACGGGGAGTTCTTGGAATACCTGGGGGAAGGGGATGCCCCGGAGACGGAAACCGAGGCGGTCATCGCCAAGTACGGCCTGAGGGCGGAGTTTCCCGAGGAGGTCCTTAAGGAGGCGGAGGCCATTCCCCTGGAGATCCCGGAAAAGGAGCTTCAAAGGCGGCAGGACTTCCGCGCCTTACGGGTCTTCACCATAGACGGGGTGGACGCCAAGGACTTTGACGACGCCATCCACATTGAGCGGCTTCCCCGGGGCTACCGGGTGGGCGTCCACATCGCCGACGTTTCCTACTACGTGCAGGAGGGAAGCCCCTTGGACCAGGAGGCCTTCCTCAGGGGGACGAGCGTTTACCTACCGGGCCGGGTCCTGCCCATGCTCCCTGAAAGGCTTTCCAACGGGGTCTGCTCCTTGAAGCCGGGGGAGGACCGCCTCACCCTTTCCGTGCTCCTTGACCTCACGGAGGACCTCGAGGTCCAAAGGGTCCGCTTCGCCGAGGGGGTGATAAGGAGCGTGGCCCGCCTCACCTACACCGAGGTGGAGGCCTTCGCCGAGGGGTTTGGCCTGCCCGAGGCCCACGCCTTCTTGGCGGAGGACCTCAGGCTCCTTTTGGATCTCACCGGGCGGCTTCGGGCGAAACGCTTGGCCGCTGGGGCCTTGGACTTTAACTTCCCCGAGGTGAAGGTGGAGGTGGAGGGGGGCACCCTCCACCTCATTCCCCAAGCGGAGCCAAGGGCCCGTAGCCTCATTGAAGAGCTCATGCTCCTCGCCAACCAAAAGGTGGCCGAGTACCTGGTGAAGCGAGGCCTCCCTGGCCTCTTCCGGGTGCACGAGGAACCCCTGGAGGAGGCCTACGGCAAGCTCCGGCTGGCCCTGGCCCGGCTCGGCTACACCTTGCCCGAGGAGGTTTCGCCCCGGGCGTTGCAGAAGGTTCTCCTTAAGGCCAAGGGCCGCCCGGAGGAGCCCGTGGTGGCCAATCTGGTCCTCCGCTCCTTGCGCCTCGCCCGCTACGCCGCGGAGAACCTGGGCCACTTTGGCCTCTCCATGGAGCACTACCTCCACTTCACGAGCCCCATCCGCCGCTACCCGGACCTGGTGGTGCACCGGGTGCTCCGGGCTGCCCTGCGCCGCACCCTGACCCCGGCCAAGAAGGCCCGCTGGCTGGAAACCTTCCCGGGCATCGCCGAGCACGCCTCGGAGAGGGAACGCAAGGCGGAGGCGGCGGAAAGGGAACTCACCAAGTACTACATGGCCAAGTGGGCGGAGCTTCACGTGGGGGAGCGCTTCACGGGGAAGGTGACGGGGGTGGCGAGCTTTGGCGCCTTCGTGACCTTGAAAAACGGGGTGGAGGGCCTGGTGCGCCTCGAGGCCCTGGGGCCCTACACCTACAGCGAGGAGGCCCTGGCCCTCTTGGGCCCTAAGGGGAAGCGCATCCGCCTGGGGGACGAGATGGAGGTGGTGATCGCCGGCGCCAACCCCAGGCTGCGGCAGATTGACCTCGTGCCCTACCGGGAAGAGGAAAAGGAAAACAAGGCCTCCCGGAAGGGGGCCTCGAGAAAGGAGGTGGAGATGCGCAAAGTGGTAGGACCACCCAAGGAGAAGGCGCGGGACACGCGGCCCGAGCGGGCCACGGTGGAAACGGTGTACTTCGGGGAGTGGCAGCCCAAGGAACACCGGGAAACCCGTCCCGTGGACACCCGGGCCCGGAGGCGGCGCCGGCGCCGTTAG